Within the Laspinema palackyanum D2c genome, the region TACCCATTCCTATTAGAGCTTTATCAAGATTATGCTTCCGGTGAATTCTCTGAAACAGATTTTGTGCAAGCAGTTAGACTGGTGGAATCTTATGTCTTTCGCCGTGCTATTTGTGGAATTCCTACCAGTTCATTAAACAAAACTTTTGCTAACTTTACGAAGGCTCTCAAAAAAAATAATTATCTCGAAAGCATTCAGGCTCACTTTCTGCTACTGCCGTCCTACCGACGCTTTCCTAATGATGATGAATTTAAGCGAGCGCTGCAAACTAAAGACCTTTACAATGTTCGCGATCGTAGTTACTGGCTTCGACGCTTGGAAAATCATGATCGCAAAGAACGAGTAGTAGTAGATGAGTACACGATTGAACACATTATGCCCCAGAATGAAAATCTTGCTCCTGCATGGAAGACCTCACTGGGTCCAGACTGGCAACGCATTCAAAAAACTTACTTGCATACCCTAGGAAATTTAACGCTTACTGCATACAACTCGAAATATAGTGATAAACCCTTTGTTGAGAAGCGTGATATGGAAAAGGGCTTTAAAGAAAGTCCCCTGAAGTTGAATAAAGGGCTGGGACAGGTTGAGCAGTGGGATGAAAATGCTATTCGTCAACGAGCAGAGCAACTTTCTACAATGGCCCTGGATGTTTGGATTTCGCCAAAATTGGAATCTGATGTGCTTGATTGTTATCAATCCAAGCCCCAGCAATCAGGTTACACGATAAAAGATCACCCCTATCTGTGTTCTGGAAAAATGGCAGAACTTTTTAAAGCCTTTCGCAAGGAAGTTCTTGCCCTTGATCCGGGCGTAACTGAGGAATTTCTGAAGATATACGTTGCTTATAAGTTAGAGTTTAACTTTGTAGATGTTGTCCCACAAGCTAAGCGGTTACTAATTTCCTTAAATATGCGATTTCCCGAAATTAATGATCCCAAGGGAATTTGCCGAGATGTATCGGCTTTGGGGCGCTGGGGTAACAGGAATGTTGAACTGGGTCTAGCATCTCTTGATGAATTACCCTATGTTTTAGGGTTAGTGAGGCAATCCCTAGAAAGACAAATGGGAGACGCAGAGTAATCGAAATGGATAATTGATAATTATCCATTCCCTACGGGCTGAAACTGCGCCATTAACCAGGCTCCAACTTGGGATTGGTCTTGGTTGCGACTTCGTTGCAGCGCTTGGTCTAGAGTCGCTATCTCTAGTCCTGGAAATATCAGAGATACATCAATTCGCTGACTCCCCCGATCGCTCATTTGATATGCCAACACCTCCCCTGTTTCCACCTTCACAATCCAATATTCAGCAATCCCCACCTCTTCATAGAGCACTCGCTTCACCGTGCGATCGTCCAACAGGGATGATTTTGCCACCTCCACCACCAAATCCGGTACCGGATACTCTTCCAGATTCACAATGTCAGTGCCGTTGGGGATGGCGGTTGCTTTGGTGCCAACGTAATACGCTAAATCCGGCTGAAATTCGACATAGCCTGGTTTGCGGAAGGAACAGTTGTCTAATTCTTTAAATGCGATCGCCTTCAAAATGCTGTACAAATTAACAGCCAGGGAAATCACACTATGGTTTGTGCTGTGGTCAAAGCCTACAGATAGTTGCATTTCTAATCGCATTCGCCCATTACTATAATAGCCCTTGGATTTGACGTGGGCGGGGTCATCCAAAGCACTCAGGTACTCATTCCAGGTGGCAGGAACCCAGGTATCACTGGCTATTAGATTACAAAGTGGATTCATGCTCATCATCCCAGAGGAAAATCTATATCTATTCTATGTTAATCATGGTGTTTAAAGTTGACAACCTGTAGCACCTGATTCCCTACTAGAAAAAGGTAAGGGGAGTTCAGTTCATCGGGTTTGATTCGGAAGTTGTTATAATACATCAATCCTGATTAGCAATTACCAGGACTATGGTTCAAACTCCTATCTCCTCTGATATTCTCTACCCGGACTCTGATGGTAAGCCGATCGCAGAAAATACTCTGCAATATCGCTGGATTGTGCGGTTAGTCACTAATCTCAAGCAACTCCTCAAGGAACAAGTTGCCTTTGTTGCGGGGGATTTACTGTGGTATCCGGTTCGGGTAGAACGTCCTCCGGCACCCTGTCAAGCGCCGGATGCGATGGTGGCGTTGGGTCGTCCGGATGGCGATCGCGGC harbors:
- a CDS encoding GmrSD restriction endonuclease domain-containing protein; the protein is MNIYNPLIFLKSSQSTITQMKASETKLLAFIKKSPQFVIPIYQRTYSWTEKECRELWDDIMRTGATDEITSHFFGSIVYIEKGLYQVSSQSPLLVIDGQQRLTTVTLLIAALANALGDAEPVEGFSPRKLRNYYLLNPVEDGEKYYKLILSQTDKSSLIAILSESPQPKDYSIRVTQNFKLFESLIKEHQDNLTTVCKGLAKLLVVDVALSRGQDNPQLIFESMNSTGRELTQADLIRNYILMGLEPELQTKLYEQYWRPMEVEFGQEAYGTQFDSFMRHFLTVKTAAIPNKSAVYEAFKSYSRLPQIAQAGVDALVKDIHTFARYYCAMALGYEQNPKLKLAFQDLRELKVDVAYPFLLELYQDYASGEFSETDFVQAVRLVESYVFRRAICGIPTSSLNKTFANFTKALKKNNYLESIQAHFLLLPSYRRFPNDDEFKRALQTKDLYNVRDRSYWLRRLENHDRKERVVVDEYTIEHIMPQNENLAPAWKTSLGPDWQRIQKTYLHTLGNLTLTAYNSKYSDKPFVEKRDMEKGFKESPLKLNKGLGQVEQWDENAIRQRAEQLSTMALDVWISPKLESDVLDCYQSKPQQSGYTIKDHPYLCSGKMAELFKAFRKEVLALDPGVTEEFLKIYVAYKLEFNFVDVVPQAKRLLISLNMRFPEINDPKGICRDVSALGRWGNRNVELGLASLDELPYVLGLVRQSLERQMGDAE
- a CDS encoding Uma2 family endonuclease, which encodes MNPLCNLIASDTWVPATWNEYLSALDDPAHVKSKGYYSNGRMRLEMQLSVGFDHSTNHSVISLAVNLYSILKAIAFKELDNCSFRKPGYVEFQPDLAYYVGTKATAIPNGTDIVNLEEYPVPDLVVEVAKSSLLDDRTVKRVLYEEVGIAEYWIVKVETGEVLAYQMSDRGSQRIDVSLIFPGLEIATLDQALQRSRNQDQSQVGAWLMAQFQPVGNG